A region from the Deltaproteobacteria bacterium genome encodes:
- a CDS encoding ATP-binding cassette domain-containing protein — MISMHRVKMSFGGTSILDDISFSVSRGERVSLIGPGGSGKSTVLKLLLGLLTPDAGDIVLMDTDMIRASDRERQKTLRGVGMAFQQGALFDFMTVAENLTFAMEHMTDLGPEEVEQRIDSLLAGVKLSRTKNMYPYELSGGMQRRVGIARALATDPVVSIFDEPTAGLDPVTSTIILNMISNLAGASRDCAQLIVTSNVEIGIRFADRLLVLNEGRIVADGPWRELLLHGSDWVRNFLGVRLIGLDFEYAQGLKLPAEFLAQHWSR; from the coding sequence GTGATTTCCATGCACAGGGTCAAAATGTCATTTGGGGGCACAAGTATCCTAGATGACATTTCTTTTTCGGTGTCGCGGGGAGAGCGCGTCAGCCTGATCGGGCCAGGTGGGAGCGGTAAATCGACCGTTCTTAAGCTCTTACTTGGATTATTGACGCCGGATGCTGGCGATATTGTGCTGATGGACACCGACATGATCCGGGCCAGCGACCGCGAGCGCCAAAAGACGCTGCGCGGCGTAGGTATGGCTTTCCAGCAAGGGGCTTTGTTTGACTTCATGACCGTGGCCGAGAATTTGACCTTCGCCATGGAACACATGACGGATCTTGGGCCAGAAGAGGTCGAGCAGCGGATCGATAGTTTGTTGGCAGGCGTTAAGCTAAGCCGGACTAAAAACATGTACCCCTACGAGCTCTCCGGCGGGATGCAGCGCCGCGTCGGTATCGCTAGGGCACTGGCGACTGATCCGGTGGTATCCATTTTTGATGAGCCCACCGCAGGACTGGATCCAGTGACGTCGACCATCATTCTAAACATGATTTCAAACCTTGCTGGTGCCAGCCGAGACTGCGCTCAGCTCATTGTCACGTCCAATGTCGAGATCGGCATCCGCTTCGCCGATCGCCTACTCGTCCTCAATGAGGGGCGGATCGTTGCGGATGGGCCCTGGCGTGAGCTCTTGCTGCATGGCTCCGATTGGGTTAGGAATTTTCTCGGAGTTCGGCTCATAGGTTTGGATTTTGAGTATGCCCAGGGGCTAAAACTACCGGCTGAGTTCCTGGCCCAACACTGGTCGCGATGA
- a CDS encoding HAD family hydrolase — translation MEQQSRVFAPRLFVTDIDNTLFDWVAYYVAAIGALIAQVEVTIGVPRDVLAREVRQVFTAHASIEYPFLVQELPSVMAHYGNDIDRMLREAVEPARAAFLAAGQQRLKPYSDVIDTLRELRRRYPGMPCAALTDAPRYVAMWKLNKLGLLPFFDAVYGLRDPRLPTHKELGRVKVDSEILLKHLSQHSFDFAGRIRILPDEYEKPGHRGLKTVLMDYELDEADVAERRRVIWIGDNRRKDVALGKRLGVYTMWASYGKPNPTDLASLADFSPLSNIEKNAEVAAGGDALSPPDAVLETFGDTLAIMAQL, via the coding sequence ATGGAACAACAATCCCGCGTTTTCGCGCCCAGACTTTTCGTGACCGATATCGATAACACGTTGTTCGATTGGGTGGCATACTACGTAGCTGCCATCGGCGCCCTCATTGCCCAAGTTGAGGTGACTATTGGCGTGCCGCGTGATGTGCTTGCCCGTGAGGTGCGGCAAGTTTTTACCGCGCATGCATCGATAGAATATCCATTTTTGGTGCAGGAACTGCCCTCGGTCATGGCTCATTACGGTAACGACATTGACCGGATGTTGCGCGAGGCTGTGGAACCCGCGCGTGCCGCCTTTCTCGCCGCGGGACAGCAAAGGTTGAAACCATACAGCGATGTCATTGATACCTTGCGGGAACTTCGCCGACGCTATCCCGGGATGCCCTGCGCTGCGCTCACTGACGCACCACGCTACGTAGCGATGTGGAAACTCAATAAACTGGGGCTACTGCCATTTTTTGACGCCGTTTATGGCCTGCGCGACCCGCGGTTGCCGACGCACAAAGAGCTCGGTCGTGTCAAAGTTGATAGCGAAATCCTGCTCAAACATTTGAGTCAACACAGCTTTGATTTTGCCGGACGGATCCGCATTCTGCCGGACGAATACGAGAAACCGGGACACCGGGGCCTGAAGACAGTGCTCATGGACTACGAGCTTGACGAAGCTGACGTCGCCGAGCGGCGCCGCGTCATCTGGATTGGCGATAATCGCCGTAAAGATGTGGCTCTCGGTAAGCGTCTCGGGGTTTACACCATGTGGGCATCGTACGGTAAACCAAACCCGACAGATTTAGCTTCACTAGCGGATTTTAGCCCTCTAAGTAATATAGAGAAGAATGCCGAGGTGGCAGCCGGAGGCGACGCTTTGTCACCCCCCGACGCGGTGCTAGAGACATTTGGCGACACGTTGGCGATTATGGCGCAACTTTGA
- a CDS encoding trypsin-like serine protease gives MMSLRHSGATLLLAISLLSGCSDRSTPSDAKVIGGTPADAATLPVVALIKPDSEGILYSFCTGTLLTPTLVLTAAHCSVDSKDREYDPSTLGVVVGKSQPEKAIAARISVQRLVVHPQFQRSRMGKDADGAVRLKEAYDIAVWQLATPAADAVLGTVLAQESVASALKDGTKVVLAGYGQKSAWDSPWTAHELATAETPFNALYKQKTSVLKVDDHGRSIRKSEIIEIPALVATEFYAGAAGAPDTCKGDSGGPVFVPDTQGALRVVGVTSRGSGTCEVGGVYTLAPAFIDWLTPIAAGALKVAP, from the coding sequence ATGATGAGTCTACGGCACTCTGGTGCAACTCTTTTGCTGGCGATCTCGCTCCTAAGCGGCTGCTCTGACAGGTCAACCCCGAGCGACGCCAAAGTCATCGGTGGTACACCCGCCGACGCCGCCACCCTGCCCGTCGTAGCTCTCATTAAGCCTGACAGCGAGGGGATTCTTTACTCCTTCTGTACCGGCACTCTGCTGACACCGACACTGGTCCTGACCGCAGCTCACTGCAGCGTCGATAGCAAAGACCGGGAGTACGATCCCAGCACCCTGGGCGTTGTCGTCGGCAAGAGCCAACCAGAAAAGGCGATCGCCGCGCGCATCTCCGTACAGCGCTTGGTGGTGCATCCACAATTTCAACGCTCTAGGATGGGTAAGGATGCGGACGGAGCCGTGCGTTTGAAAGAGGCCTATGACATTGCAGTCTGGCAACTGGCTACGCCCGCTGCAGATGCTGTATTGGGTACCGTGCTGGCGCAGGAGTCTGTTGCTTCCGCGCTCAAAGACGGAACCAAGGTTGTCCTTGCAGGATACGGACAAAAATCGGCCTGGGACTCGCCGTGGACTGCTCATGAGCTCGCCACCGCGGAGACGCCGTTTAACGCGCTTTATAAACAAAAAACAAGCGTACTCAAGGTTGACGATCACGGCCGCTCGATTCGGAAATCGGAGATCATCGAGATCCCCGCCCTGGTTGCCACCGAGTTTTACGCCGGCGCAGCTGGCGCACCCGACACCTGTAAGGGCGACAGCGGAGGCCCCGTCTTTGTACCTGATACACAGGGCGCACTCCGCGTTGTGGGCGTCACGTCGCGCGGATCAGGCACCTGCGAAGTGGGCGGCGTTTATACGCTTGCACCGGCTTTTATTGACTGGCTCACCCCTATTGCCGCCGGCGCACTCAAAGTTGCGCCATAA